The following are encoded together in the Pseudomonas sp. Leaf58 genome:
- a CDS encoding sigma-70 family RNA polymerase sigma factor — MSAFGTRSKPEIFMAAKQGCRRSQNIFLIQNRLLVTKIAQCYLCNPRLSSEHDDIVQEGLMGMYRALEKFNVELGFSFSTYAVPWIRAYIERFLRSSLIKLSMPTRMRDLAWKVRGLSQKYSLEAISESLDIDLTLATSLFEMTDVLPLDTVSENHGHSVEDLVIMQTEIQRVGQAFERLPALGKAALLIKIGEHQVYDGASNYLTDHDISRYDFDKTAKLSLAAMKSALCA, encoded by the coding sequence ATGAGTGCATTCGGAACCCGTAGCAAGCCGGAAATTTTCATGGCAGCGAAGCAGGGCTGTCGCCGTAGCCAGAATATCTTCCTGATTCAGAACCGACTACTGGTTACCAAAATCGCTCAATGCTACCTTTGCAACCCGAGGCTGTCCTCTGAGCATGATGACATCGTCCAGGAAGGTCTGATGGGTATGTATCGTGCACTGGAGAAATTCAATGTGGAACTGGGCTTCAGCTTCTCGACCTATGCTGTGCCCTGGATACGCGCCTACATCGAGCGTTTTTTGCGAAGCTCCCTGATCAAGCTGTCCATGCCGACCCGGATGCGCGATCTGGCCTGGAAGGTGCGCGGGCTTTCCCAGAAATACAGCTTGGAGGCGATCAGCGAAAGCCTGGATATCGACCTTACCCTCGCCACAAGTCTATTTGAGATGACGGATGTCTTGCCTCTGGACACGGTGAGTGAAAACCATGGTCATAGCGTCGAGGATCTGGTTATCATGCAAACCGAAATCCAGCGCGTGGGCCAGGCCTTTGAGCGATTGCCAGCCCTCGGAAAAGCTGCTTTACTCATAAAAATTGGCGAACATCAGGTGTACGACGGTGCCTCGAACTACCTTACCGATCATGACATCAGCCGATACGATTTTGATAAAACTGCCAAGCTTTCCCTGGCAGCCATGAAAAGCGCACTCTGCGCATGA
- a CDS encoding HU family DNA-binding protein: MSQQQLIDDLAQATSLPKASIKAVLKSLPDVLVAQIKASDDQAVTLPGIATVKLVTRKARTGKNPATGAAIQIPEKIVPSAKPLKAFKDKF, translated from the coding sequence ATGAGCCAACAACAATTGATTGACGATCTCGCCCAAGCGACTTCTCTGCCGAAAGCCTCCATCAAGGCTGTGCTGAAAAGCCTGCCGGATGTGCTGGTGGCACAAATCAAGGCCAGTGACGATCAAGCTGTCACTCTGCCAGGCATTGCCACCGTTAAACTGGTCACCCGTAAGGCCCGCACCGGCAAAAACCCCGCGACCGGTGCAGCGATCCAGATCCCTGAAAAGATCGTTCCGAGCGCAAAACCGCTGAAGGCCTTCAAAGACAAGTTCTAA
- a CDS encoding ParA family protein: MKQTMVISLVNHKGGVGKSTSSINLGAALAFANKSVVIIDADPQMNTTTHLLPHLVGLESTVTLSMLLFNPSVEIQDAVQETNVPNLYMIMADRDLEMLLESNKHRWMKPFELLSDRIALLDGEVDFIIIDCPPNLGLAVENALVASTHFITPIDDSAYSELGLIPLEDNMLRKVSQVNKGLSCLGVLPVMMKKGTALDSNIQDKVTFGNMKMPKMDISIPFRQQVRNNTHTGELVASAVARTDIAKAYKALANFVIASKEKWLNQAGEGVA; encoded by the coding sequence ATGAAGCAAACGATGGTAATAAGCCTGGTGAACCATAAAGGTGGTGTTGGTAAATCCACCAGCTCGATCAACTTAGGGGCGGCCCTGGCATTCGCCAATAAGTCAGTGGTGATCATCGATGCGGATCCGCAGATGAACACTACAACGCATCTGTTGCCGCACCTGGTCGGCCTTGAAAGCACCGTGACCCTGTCGATGCTGCTCTTCAACCCCAGCGTTGAAATTCAAGATGCCGTCCAGGAAACAAACGTGCCGAACCTATACATGATCATGGCGGATCGTGATTTAGAAATGCTGCTGGAATCCAACAAGCACCGCTGGATGAAGCCCTTTGAACTCCTGAGCGATCGCATCGCGCTGCTCGACGGAGAAGTTGACTTCATCATTATTGACTGTCCACCGAACTTGGGGCTGGCAGTCGAAAACGCGCTAGTTGCTTCAACCCATTTCATCACGCCAATCGACGACTCGGCCTATTCCGAACTGGGTCTAATCCCGCTTGAAGACAACATGCTCAGGAAGGTGTCCCAGGTCAACAAGGGGCTATCGTGCCTTGGCGTGTTGCCAGTGATGATGAAGAAAGGTACTGCGCTCGACAGCAACATCCAGGATAAGGTGACATTTGGCAACATGAAGATGCCGAAAATGGATATTTCCATCCCATTTCGCCAACAAGTACGCAACAACACCCATACGGGCGAGCTGGTCGCCAGCGCCGTGGCCAGGACGGACATCGCCAAAGCCTACAAGGCCTTGGCCAACTTTGTCATTGCCAGTAAGGAGAAATGGTTGAACCAAGCAGGGGAGGGGGTCGCATGA
- a CDS encoding recombination-associated protein RdgC has product MNKEVQEREKKEGRKLKRDEKKALKEEIKARLLVNCPPQAKETWAYVDTNTRLLVINSSSRKTGDAIAQAIRGAMESNVLYPVRPQHEVSKMLTLWVSEDKAPQPFDLGHKCTIGDGDGTIGYRNRDLADEKLQEYLRNNLFVSELALTMGERNSFTLTEDFMIKEFTLSEIAMADHDSGGGEPMEILQADVILMAAEVNALLEHLLNSLGGEASGEETQLEMDQESQLDEE; this is encoded by the coding sequence TTGAACAAGGAGGTGCAGGAGCGCGAGAAAAAGGAGGGTCGGAAACTCAAGCGAGACGAAAAGAAAGCCTTGAAAGAAGAAATCAAGGCTCGCTTGCTGGTGAATTGCCCACCTCAGGCCAAAGAAACCTGGGCCTACGTTGATACCAACACCCGACTGCTGGTGATCAACTCCTCGTCCAGAAAGACAGGGGACGCAATTGCCCAGGCAATTCGCGGGGCAATGGAATCCAACGTGTTGTATCCCGTTCGTCCGCAACACGAAGTGTCCAAAATGCTCACCTTGTGGGTCAGTGAGGACAAGGCGCCACAGCCGTTTGACCTTGGTCACAAATGCACGATTGGCGACGGTGATGGCACCATCGGATATCGCAATCGTGATCTTGCTGACGAAAAGCTCCAGGAGTACTTGCGCAACAACCTGTTTGTCTCGGAGCTGGCGCTGACCATGGGTGAGCGCAATTCTTTCACCTTGACCGAAGACTTCATGATCAAGGAGTTCACCCTGAGCGAGATCGCTATGGCGGATCACGACTCAGGTGGCGGCGAACCTATGGAAATTCTACAGGCCGACGTCATTCTGATGGCTGCCGAGGTGAATGCTTTGCTGGAACACCTGCTTAACTCGCTCGGTGGTGAGGCAAGCGGCGAAGAAACCCAGCTTGAAATGGATCAAGAATCGCAACTGGACGAGGAGTGA
- the rdgC gene encoding recombination-associated protein RdgC: MFFKNLNIYRMGEKVDRERLAGFLDANPFNPCHKSQERSAGFTEVVGLNERVFTVSGYHLFCLMVEEKKVPPAGSKPP; this comes from the coding sequence ATGTTCTTCAAGAACCTTAATATTTACCGAATGGGCGAAAAGGTCGACCGTGAGCGTTTGGCCGGATTCCTGGACGCAAACCCCTTCAATCCGTGCCACAAATCCCAGGAAAGAAGCGCAGGCTTCACCGAGGTGGTGGGGTTGAACGAACGCGTCTTCACTGTCAGTGGCTACCACCTGTTTTGCCTGATGGTCGAGGAAAAAAAGGTTCCCCCGGCAGGATCAAAACCGCCTTGA
- a CDS encoding sigma-70 family RNA polymerase sigma factor — MIDSGHQTRLWQAHLHLTADLVRDYCYNADLTEDALQEVKLGLWEATFEWREDMQEKFAHYAWLCMRRRLLTYLTQTAVDKPRLSRKETSVLRDLKKHLRAGELISCKLLDLLSEESGITRFRLCQLIAYWYASSTALSASSLDVLEEACVPDEDPQYSESQYQALEQGIASLPERERLIVIARHLEDPKKTLAELAAMLGVVISRVRQLEAAGVARLKRHLGVKDAGQQ; from the coding sequence TTGATCGATTCTGGCCATCAAACGCGCCTCTGGCAGGCTCATCTGCACCTTACCGCCGACCTCGTGAGAGACTATTGCTACAACGCTGATCTGACCGAAGATGCACTGCAGGAGGTCAAGCTTGGGTTGTGGGAAGCCACGTTCGAATGGCGTGAGGACATGCAGGAAAAATTTGCGCACTATGCTTGGTTATGTATGCGCAGACGGCTGCTCACCTATCTGACTCAAACGGCTGTTGACAAGCCCCGCCTATCGCGCAAAGAAACCTCGGTACTGCGCGACCTCAAAAAGCATCTACGCGCAGGCGAACTGATCTCCTGCAAGCTGCTGGACTTGCTAAGCGAAGAATCGGGGATCACCCGGTTCAGGTTGTGCCAATTGATCGCCTACTGGTATGCCAGCAGCACCGCGTTGAGCGCCAGCAGTCTCGATGTGCTGGAGGAAGCCTGCGTGCCGGATGAAGACCCTCAGTACAGCGAGAGCCAATACCAGGCCCTGGAACAAGGCATTGCCAGCTTACCTGAGCGCGAGCGCCTCATTGTCATTGCCAGGCACCTGGAAGACCCCAAAAAGACCCTGGCGGAGCTTGCTGCGATGCTGGGCGTGGTTATTTCAAGGGTGCGTCAACTGGAAGCGGCTGGAGTGGCGCGACTGAAACGGCATTTGGGTGTGAAGGATGCAGGCCAGCAGTGA
- a CDS encoding ParB/RepB/Spo0J family partition protein, translated as MTMNLKDKLTAKSADLIGRIAEVSSNLHEEPKQWEKIHTLDCSRILPNPYQYRLYFSEEKIEELMEAFDKDGQLQPIGVRRVGDNYQIIFGEHRWRAATRRNGKVLAIIREVTDEQMASMCFGENKQRSNPSAYEDYRAIVIQRQMGKTPKEIMASLQLRNQDYYKLDAFSKFPEPVIQYIEKNLTVIGKTEAEALSQFLTDDKGRYDSGKFTEVVLDAMDRFVHGNIKTRKQLISYVEANLKIKTEKPARTSPKRVDLEPKSEPVSFEGKPVGTLTHSSTTLTLSLNKEELPQDKIQEFHDFVEKFLKS; from the coding sequence ATGACCATGAACTTGAAGGATAAATTGACTGCCAAGAGTGCTGATCTGATCGGCAGGATTGCCGAGGTATCGAGCAATCTCCATGAAGAGCCTAAGCAATGGGAGAAAATCCATACCCTGGACTGCTCGCGGATCCTGCCTAACCCCTATCAGTATCGATTGTACTTCTCCGAGGAAAAAATCGAAGAGCTGATGGAGGCCTTCGACAAGGATGGTCAGCTTCAGCCGATTGGTGTTCGCCGCGTTGGAGACAACTACCAGATCATCTTTGGCGAGCATCGCTGGCGGGCCGCCACCCGGCGAAATGGGAAGGTTTTGGCCATCATCAGAGAAGTCACTGATGAGCAAATGGCCTCGATGTGCTTTGGTGAAAACAAGCAGCGCTCGAACCCTTCGGCTTACGAAGATTACCGGGCCATTGTCATCCAACGACAGATGGGTAAGACGCCGAAAGAGATCATGGCATCCCTGCAGCTGAGGAACCAGGATTACTACAAGCTCGATGCCTTCTCTAAATTTCCTGAACCAGTCATCCAGTATATCGAAAAAAACCTGACGGTCATTGGGAAGACCGAAGCAGAGGCCCTCAGCCAGTTTTTGACTGATGACAAGGGTCGTTATGATTCAGGAAAATTCACGGAAGTTGTCCTGGATGCCATGGACAGGTTTGTTCACGGCAACATCAAAACCAGAAAGCAGTTGATTTCTTACGTTGAGGCCAATCTCAAAATCAAGACCGAAAAGCCCGCGAGGACTTCGCCTAAAAGAGTTGATTTGGAACCAAAGTCAGAACCCGTCAGCTTTGAGGGTAAACCGGTTGGGACACTGACACACTCATCGACAACACTAACCTTGTCGTTGAACAAGGAGGAGTTGCCGCAAGACAAAATTCAGGAATTCCACGATTTCGTCGAAAAATTCCTGAAGTCCTGA
- a CDS encoding type II secretion system protein GspD, which yields MVIHKCFKLTALAIVMALTGCSGNRIPESSEMPSRGALTDDMRKAWATETPAIRTVGLGHGFTIEAPQSIPTAVANKKVEVMFSKDSTLDDLGAVMSHMGFYLVVPDDALRQKKIVIFNFQGRFGDFLNAISIAHGLSFSWLPGNILMVTESKPYILQIPQNAGVAKAIEDNITGLGATDVKVSIQAGTIQYSANHQNQQRIAEMIEKMGINASLVSMQVAILNTAIDKERNTGFDWSSLKAGLGALGLANDESDASGGTGSGNGLTNGNSSVVGSTTTDTDGSDGSSSSPSGRTSGLYLGLGKDGLQVNIGSGNFSFLSAFNLLSTYGETKTTQSVSMDTISGEEVSIKSGQKIPYIDSIGVNTGNGYNSNNSNGYSNNSLGSTSVKDVDIGLELKLNPYFDYRTRLVSIKVDLKLSSLLRFVELSAGNQIGTLSRPQTQEQAFTDNVKVRAGESLIIGGLTYDQITDTRSNLAVMDTKDTASKEYKISRTAMFILIRPTVTVFLAKGAKYD from the coding sequence ATGGTAATCCACAAATGCTTCAAGCTGACGGCCTTGGCTATCGTGATGGCCCTGACTGGCTGCTCCGGCAACAGGATCCCAGAAAGCTCGGAAATGCCATCGCGGGGCGCGTTGACCGACGATATGCGCAAAGCCTGGGCTACCGAAACCCCAGCCATTCGCACCGTTGGCCTGGGGCATGGGTTTACCATTGAGGCGCCGCAGTCCATCCCCACGGCAGTGGCGAACAAGAAAGTTGAAGTCATGTTCAGCAAGGACTCCACCCTCGACGATCTGGGCGCAGTCATGAGTCATATGGGCTTCTACCTGGTTGTGCCCGACGACGCCCTTCGTCAGAAAAAAATCGTGATCTTCAATTTCCAGGGGCGGTTTGGTGATTTCCTCAACGCCATATCCATCGCCCACGGCCTGTCCTTCAGCTGGCTGCCCGGCAACATCCTGATGGTAACCGAAAGCAAGCCGTACATTCTGCAGATCCCGCAGAATGCGGGTGTGGCAAAAGCGATCGAGGACAATATCACCGGACTTGGCGCAACGGATGTCAAGGTGTCGATACAAGCAGGCACCATCCAATATTCGGCGAACCACCAGAATCAGCAGCGCATCGCAGAAATGATCGAGAAAATGGGGATCAACGCCTCTCTGGTCTCGATGCAAGTGGCGATCCTGAACACCGCGATCGACAAGGAGCGCAACACCGGTTTTGACTGGAGCTCGCTAAAAGCAGGACTCGGTGCCCTTGGGCTAGCCAATGACGAATCGGACGCCAGCGGTGGCACTGGTTCGGGCAATGGCCTCACCAATGGCAATAGCTCCGTAGTTGGCAGCACTACCACCGACACCGATGGCTCCGATGGCTCCTCCAGCAGCCCCAGTGGGCGCACAAGCGGCTTGTACCTGGGGCTTGGAAAAGATGGCTTGCAGGTCAATATCGGCTCGGGCAATTTCAGCTTCCTGTCGGCGTTCAACCTCCTCTCGACCTATGGCGAGACCAAGACAACCCAGTCTGTCTCCATGGACACCATTTCGGGTGAAGAGGTTTCAATCAAGTCGGGGCAGAAGATCCCCTATATCGACTCGATTGGCGTCAATACCGGCAATGGGTACAACAGCAACAACAGCAATGGCTACTCAAATAACAGCCTGGGGTCAACCAGCGTCAAGGACGTGGATATCGGCCTTGAGTTGAAACTCAACCCTTACTTCGACTACCGAACCCGGCTGGTTTCGATCAAGGTTGATTTGAAATTGAGCTCACTGCTGCGTTTTGTCGAACTTTCGGCGGGCAACCAGATCGGCACCCTGAGCCGACCACAAACCCAAGAACAGGCCTTTACCGACAACGTGAAGGTCAGGGCCGGTGAAAGCCTGATCATTGGTGGTTTGACTTACGATCAAATCACCGACACCCGCAGCAACCTGGCGGTAATGGACACGAAGGACACCGCTTCAAAAGAATACAAGATATCGCGAACCGCCATGTTCATTCTGATTCGCCCTACTGTGACCGTCTTCTTGGCCAAAGGAGCTAAATATGATTGA